One genomic window of Pirellulales bacterium includes the following:
- a CDS encoding alpha/beta hydrolase — protein MIYADSSRRIARNRLLVAWIAAIVIVSSVSPAPADGFAGEKSSYHGFDRYDFIVDGCRAIVVRPHEAAGGKPWIWRAEFFDHRPETDLALLAKGYHLAFLDVGNTFGCPNAMAHWNAFYKELTEKYGLSKKPALEGLSRGALYCFNWAAANPDQVGCIYSDNGVLDFKSWPAGKGKGKGSPDDWRKLIQDYHFASEADALAYAKNPIDNLAPLAKARVPLLLLCADADDVVPYLENGAVAKARYDKLRGTAIVMIKHGLGHHPHGLDDPTPIVNFIVEHCSQPNPR, from the coding sequence TTGTCATTGTCTCTTCGGTCTCGCCTGCGCCGGCCGACGGTTTCGCTGGAGAGAAATCTTCCTACCACGGATTCGATCGATACGACTTCATCGTCGATGGCTGCCGGGCGATCGTCGTGCGCCCGCACGAAGCCGCCGGCGGCAAACCGTGGATTTGGCGGGCCGAGTTCTTCGATCACCGCCCTGAAACCGACCTGGCATTGTTGGCGAAGGGTTATCATCTCGCGTTTCTCGATGTCGGGAACACTTTTGGTTGCCCGAATGCGATGGCCCATTGGAATGCGTTCTACAAGGAGCTGACCGAGAAGTATGGCTTGTCGAAAAAGCCGGCGCTCGAGGGGCTCAGCCGCGGAGCGCTCTATTGCTTCAATTGGGCCGCCGCCAATCCGGATCAGGTCGGCTGCATTTACTCCGACAACGGCGTGTTGGATTTCAAAAGCTGGCCGGCCGGCAAGGGCAAAGGTAAAGGCAGCCCCGATGATTGGCGAAAACTGATCCAAGACTACCACTTCGCGTCGGAAGCCGATGCGCTGGCATACGCCAAGAATCCAATCGACAATCTAGCCCCGCTGGCGAAGGCCAGGGTGCCGCTGTTGCTGCTTTGTGCCGACGCCGACGACGTCGTGCCGTATCTCGAAAACGGAGCGGTGGCAAAAGCCCGCTATGACAAACTCAGAGGCACCGCGATCGTGATGATCAAACACGGCCTCGGCCACCATCCCCACGGCCTCGACGATCCGACGCCCATCGTCAATTTCATCGTCGAACATTGCTCGCAGCCGAACCCGCGCTAA